A genome region from Corvus hawaiiensis isolate bCorHaw1 chromosome 4, bCorHaw1.pri.cur, whole genome shotgun sequence includes the following:
- the CCDC146 gene encoding coiled-coil domain-containing protein 146 isoform X1 has protein sequence MSQAGEGSPTDTELATENESPTRAPTSIAHSQDEAPTDVTASPAFQFLDELFSAGKITDTRVAELKEQYTRLHKAVISLQESETQLLQEAKLLSAELEQCELEKAEQFPDEASSEASQIRQQLLSCRSEYNVVKGRVYENRLKVECLREEKKLLENEYERMLKEKKDDRIKQLKENCDELSKEVIQRKAEIDSIKEAVSSKEKLILTDEEEMEKLQETQTYLKAELVRILGVPKQLAKETEKLNQKKIDAEKKNEALNDQIEELNRTLKATERRIEEILQEREDVMKELDERQTLIANNERECMTLTKLLEMSTEKELAVLSDRQILENNLNKCILENKKQQDILSHHQTQKDRELKHLKKLELQLKGICDSLERDKAKHKRLKSEAEINSKKNAVLLERRQELQKEIETIKRGLAEQEMISDMDARVLEECIAEERLLFKEQEKCRNELSTLTHLTWLRADEKQLKCRNVQKAKIQLQSVVKELKRKDRELITCKKMKKENQKELQGFATMFDLMQTEKENCIQLMRTAQWKAREAENRVKLLENRIENLRNAVANKERKLQEEYAKIKKNERMTELIKKDYCKAEQEMLENKEKEKYLNVDRLTTIATHMEEEILQLRKKCERAIQQQNESALLLREREEELGLLYEKIKRQEMLCRNGDIKMQVMDEKISFLKLKVAEKKREIKLFFKELPVRNALDAHLVRLQIQYSQCKDKIKQLEENHGDATNESRKQEMGGKDPSPPELLKRIEQIEAELLQKEQRLLKIDFLCENISDLTDRIRAMVENGKQDMLLFTRRTNELQKKINDKTLEIRALFAELSMQQALAIKLQQEIRDKEQFVMTASLTISQGLPAPIEAEKKRWKIVHSEKMQKVAAEARAKHPAEEEQGAVPCHAPAIPEEGRLPLLQPHVAPLRPSEPSSSPRHFKKPPAKLPEI, from the exons TTTACAGGAGTCTGAGACCCAGCTGTTGCAGGAAGCCAAACTCCTGAGTGCAGAACTGGAACAATGTGAACTGGAAAAAGCAGAACAGTTCCCCGATGAAGCTTCCAGCGAAGCTTCCCAAATAAGGCAACAACTTCTTAGCTGCCGAAGTGAATACAATGTTGTTAAAGGAAGAGTGTATGAAAATCGGTTGAAGGTGGAATG TTTGcgagaagaaaaaaagcttctggAAAATGAATATGAAAGaatgttaaaagaaaag aaagacgATAGAATTAAACAGTTGAAAGAAAATTGTGATGAGCTCAGCAAAGAAGTAATccagaggaaagcagaaattgATTCGATAAAAGAAGCTGTTTCATCCAAGGAAAAGCTGATATTAACAGAtgaggaagaaatggaaaagcttcAGGAGACGCAGACTTATTTAAAA GCTGAGCTAGTTAGAATCCTTGGTGTTCCAAAGCAACTTGCAAAAGAAACTGAGAAGttgaatcagaaaaaaat CGATGCAGAGAAGAAGAATGAAGCCCTAAATGACCAAATAGAAGAATTGAATAGAACCCTGAAAGCCACTGAAAGAAGGATTGAAGAGATTTTGCAAGAAAGAGAAGATGTAATGAAGGAATTGGATGAGAGACAAACTTTGATAGCAAACAATGAACGAGAATGCATGACTTTGACAAAATTACTAGAAATGAGCACAGAGAAGGAATTAGCTGTCCTATCAGACAG ACAaattctggaaaataatttaaataaatgtatctTGGAGAACAAAAAGCAACAAGATATTCTCAGTCACCATCAAACACAGAAAGATAGAGaattgaaacatttaaaaaagttGGAGTTACAACTGAAAGGGATTTGTGATTCCTTGGAACGAGATAAGGCAAAGCATAAAAGACTCAAATCAGAG GCAGAAATTAActcaaaaaaaaatgcagtattaTTAGAAAGACGACAAGAACTGCAGAAGGAAATTGAAACGATCAAGAGAGGTTTAGCTGAACAG GAAATGATATCAGATATGGATGCCCGTGTGTTGGAAGAATGCATTGCTGAAGAACGCTTGCTTtttaaagagcaggaaaaatgcagaaatgagtTATCCACACTTACACATCTGACTTGGCTCAGAGCTGATGAGAAGCAACTGAAATGCAGGAATGTTCAGAAAGCCAAG attcAACTCCAAAGTGTTGTTAAGGAACTAAAAAGAAAGGATCGTGAACTAATCACCtgtaaaaagatgaaaaaagaaaaccaaaaaga ACTCCAAGGATTTGCTACAATGTTTGACCTTATgcaaactgaaaaggaaaactgtatACAATTGATGCGTACTGCTCAGTGGAAAGCAAGGGAAGCTGAAAACCGGGTAAAATTGCTAGAAAATAGAATAGAAAATTTAAGGAATGCTGTTGCAAACAAGGAAAG AAAATTGCAGGAAGAGTATGCGAAGATTAAAAAGAATGAGAGAATGACAGAGTTGATCAAAAAGGATTATTGCAAAGCTGAACAAGAGATGCTagagaataaagaaaaggaaaagtatttgAATGTTGACAGACTTACCACTATAGCCACACACATGGAAGAGGAAATTTTGCAACTACGCAAAAAATGTGAAAGGGCTATTCAGCAACAAAATGAGAG TGCTCTTTTGCTCAGAGAACGAGAAGAAGAACTAGGccttttatatgaaaaaataaagaggcaAGAGATGTTGTGTAGAAATGGAGATATTAAGATGCAAGTTATGGATGAAAAGATCAGTTTTCTGAAGCTGAAGGtagctgagaaaaaaagagagattaaattgttttttaaagagctCCCAGTGAGGAATGCCCTGGATGCACATCTGGTGAGACTTCAGATACAG TATTCCCAGTGCAAGGACAAGATTAAACAGCTGGAGGAAAACCATGGTGATGCCACAAATGAGAGCAGAAAGCAAGAAATGGGAGGGAAGGACCCATCTCCACCTGAGCTGCTCAAAAGGATCGAACAG ATcgaggcagagctgctgcagaaggagcagagaCTGCTGAAGATAGATTTTCTCTGCGAGAACATTTCCGATCTGACGGACAGAATCCGTGCCATGGTGGAGAACGGCAAGCAGGACATGCTGCTGTTCACCAGGAGG ACCAACGAACTGCAGAAGAAGATAAATGACAAAACCCTGGAGATAAGGGCTCTTTTTGCAGAGTTATCCATGCAGCAAGCGCTTGCCATTAAACTCCAGCAGGAAATCAGAGACAAAGAGCAATTTGTGATGACTGCTTCATTGACAATAAGTCAAGGCCTTCCCGCTCCTatagaagcagaaaagaaacgGTGGAAGATAGTACACAGTGAGAAGATGCAAAAAGTAGCAGCTGAAGCCAGAGCTAAA CACCCTGCAGAGGAGGAACAAGGTGCAGTACCCTGCCATGCCCCCGCTATCCCGGAGGAGGGGAGGCTCCcgctgctgcagccccacgTGGCTCCCCTCAGACCAAGTGAGCCCAGCTCGAGTCCCAGACATTTCAAAAAGCCTCCTGCAAAGCTACCTGAAATCTGA
- the CCDC146 gene encoding coiled-coil domain-containing protein 146 isoform X2 → MSQAGEGSPTDTELATENESPTRAPTSIAHSQDEAPTDVTASPAFQFLDELFSAGKITDTRVAELKEQYTRLHKAVISLQESETQLLQEAKLLSAELEQCELEKAEQFPDEASSEASQIRQQLLSCRSEYNVVKGRVYENRLKVECLREEKKLLENEYERMLKEKKDDRIKQLKENCDELSKEVIQRKAEIDSIKEAVSSKEKLILTDEEEMEKLQETQTYLKAELVRILGVPKQLAKETEKLNQKKIDAEKKNEALNDQIEELNRTLKATERRIEEILQEREDVMKELDERQTLIANNERECMTLTKLLEMSTEKELAVLSDRQILENNLNKCILENKKQQDILSHHQTQKDRELKHLKKLELQLKGICDSLERDKAKHKRLKSEEMISDMDARVLEECIAEERLLFKEQEKCRNELSTLTHLTWLRADEKQLKCRNVQKAKIQLQSVVKELKRKDRELITCKKMKKENQKELQGFATMFDLMQTEKENCIQLMRTAQWKAREAENRVKLLENRIENLRNAVANKERKLQEEYAKIKKNERMTELIKKDYCKAEQEMLENKEKEKYLNVDRLTTIATHMEEEILQLRKKCERAIQQQNESALLLREREEELGLLYEKIKRQEMLCRNGDIKMQVMDEKISFLKLKVAEKKREIKLFFKELPVRNALDAHLVRLQIQYSQCKDKIKQLEENHGDATNESRKQEMGGKDPSPPELLKRIEQIEAELLQKEQRLLKIDFLCENISDLTDRIRAMVENGKQDMLLFTRRTNELQKKINDKTLEIRALFAELSMQQALAIKLQQEIRDKEQFVMTASLTISQGLPAPIEAEKKRWKIVHSEKMQKVAAEARAKHPAEEEQGAVPCHAPAIPEEGRLPLLQPHVAPLRPSEPSSSPRHFKKPPAKLPEI, encoded by the exons TTTACAGGAGTCTGAGACCCAGCTGTTGCAGGAAGCCAAACTCCTGAGTGCAGAACTGGAACAATGTGAACTGGAAAAAGCAGAACAGTTCCCCGATGAAGCTTCCAGCGAAGCTTCCCAAATAAGGCAACAACTTCTTAGCTGCCGAAGTGAATACAATGTTGTTAAAGGAAGAGTGTATGAAAATCGGTTGAAGGTGGAATG TTTGcgagaagaaaaaaagcttctggAAAATGAATATGAAAGaatgttaaaagaaaag aaagacgATAGAATTAAACAGTTGAAAGAAAATTGTGATGAGCTCAGCAAAGAAGTAATccagaggaaagcagaaattgATTCGATAAAAGAAGCTGTTTCATCCAAGGAAAAGCTGATATTAACAGAtgaggaagaaatggaaaagcttcAGGAGACGCAGACTTATTTAAAA GCTGAGCTAGTTAGAATCCTTGGTGTTCCAAAGCAACTTGCAAAAGAAACTGAGAAGttgaatcagaaaaaaat CGATGCAGAGAAGAAGAATGAAGCCCTAAATGACCAAATAGAAGAATTGAATAGAACCCTGAAAGCCACTGAAAGAAGGATTGAAGAGATTTTGCAAGAAAGAGAAGATGTAATGAAGGAATTGGATGAGAGACAAACTTTGATAGCAAACAATGAACGAGAATGCATGACTTTGACAAAATTACTAGAAATGAGCACAGAGAAGGAATTAGCTGTCCTATCAGACAG ACAaattctggaaaataatttaaataaatgtatctTGGAGAACAAAAAGCAACAAGATATTCTCAGTCACCATCAAACACAGAAAGATAGAGaattgaaacatttaaaaaagttGGAGTTACAACTGAAAGGGATTTGTGATTCCTTGGAACGAGATAAGGCAAAGCATAAAAGACTCAAATCAGAG GAAATGATATCAGATATGGATGCCCGTGTGTTGGAAGAATGCATTGCTGAAGAACGCTTGCTTtttaaagagcaggaaaaatgcagaaatgagtTATCCACACTTACACATCTGACTTGGCTCAGAGCTGATGAGAAGCAACTGAAATGCAGGAATGTTCAGAAAGCCAAG attcAACTCCAAAGTGTTGTTAAGGAACTAAAAAGAAAGGATCGTGAACTAATCACCtgtaaaaagatgaaaaaagaaaaccaaaaaga ACTCCAAGGATTTGCTACAATGTTTGACCTTATgcaaactgaaaaggaaaactgtatACAATTGATGCGTACTGCTCAGTGGAAAGCAAGGGAAGCTGAAAACCGGGTAAAATTGCTAGAAAATAGAATAGAAAATTTAAGGAATGCTGTTGCAAACAAGGAAAG AAAATTGCAGGAAGAGTATGCGAAGATTAAAAAGAATGAGAGAATGACAGAGTTGATCAAAAAGGATTATTGCAAAGCTGAACAAGAGATGCTagagaataaagaaaaggaaaagtatttgAATGTTGACAGACTTACCACTATAGCCACACACATGGAAGAGGAAATTTTGCAACTACGCAAAAAATGTGAAAGGGCTATTCAGCAACAAAATGAGAG TGCTCTTTTGCTCAGAGAACGAGAAGAAGAACTAGGccttttatatgaaaaaataaagaggcaAGAGATGTTGTGTAGAAATGGAGATATTAAGATGCAAGTTATGGATGAAAAGATCAGTTTTCTGAAGCTGAAGGtagctgagaaaaaaagagagattaaattgttttttaaagagctCCCAGTGAGGAATGCCCTGGATGCACATCTGGTGAGACTTCAGATACAG TATTCCCAGTGCAAGGACAAGATTAAACAGCTGGAGGAAAACCATGGTGATGCCACAAATGAGAGCAGAAAGCAAGAAATGGGAGGGAAGGACCCATCTCCACCTGAGCTGCTCAAAAGGATCGAACAG ATcgaggcagagctgctgcagaaggagcagagaCTGCTGAAGATAGATTTTCTCTGCGAGAACATTTCCGATCTGACGGACAGAATCCGTGCCATGGTGGAGAACGGCAAGCAGGACATGCTGCTGTTCACCAGGAGG ACCAACGAACTGCAGAAGAAGATAAATGACAAAACCCTGGAGATAAGGGCTCTTTTTGCAGAGTTATCCATGCAGCAAGCGCTTGCCATTAAACTCCAGCAGGAAATCAGAGACAAAGAGCAATTTGTGATGACTGCTTCATTGACAATAAGTCAAGGCCTTCCCGCTCCTatagaagcagaaaagaaacgGTGGAAGATAGTACACAGTGAGAAGATGCAAAAAGTAGCAGCTGAAGCCAGAGCTAAA CACCCTGCAGAGGAGGAACAAGGTGCAGTACCCTGCCATGCCCCCGCTATCCCGGAGGAGGGGAGGCTCCcgctgctgcagccccacgTGGCTCCCCTCAGACCAAGTGAGCCCAGCTCGAGTCCCAGACATTTCAAAAAGCCTCCTGCAAAGCTACCTGAAATCTGA